A region of the Sardina pilchardus chromosome 3, fSarPil1.1, whole genome shotgun sequence genome:
ttacTGCGCCTCTCCACCTTCCTGGCCTTCTTCTCTGCCTTGGCGAGAGCTTTCAGTTCGCCTTTAGAGGCACTGCTGCTGGGGGCATCCTgaacaagaagaaaaaacacaaaattgaATTCTTTCAAAATCATCTTGCAGATATGGGAAGTTTTCAAATAGTAAGGCAAGTCAGTCTCTTATCTACCCAGGTGTTTGGTACTCTGTATTATAAAACAAACAGGTATGGAAATGCTCAAGAGATTCTGAAACTTCATAGTTGAAATTCAAGTTTATGTAGCCATTGACAAGCAAAGTGGTCATTCAGGGTGCTTTAGACTGTATGCACTTTCTCCATAGACTTATAGTATTAATTCACGGCCAGAGTAATGCTATCAGTGCTGAAAGCAAGCAATCATGTCTCACCACCAGTGTAGCTGGCTGGCACCTGAGCTCCTCCATGAGCTTCTGTCTGCTGATGGACATCATCACAGACAGCagggcctcctctctctccgccctctgtctctcccactcggctctctcctctccgcgcTCCCTCTCCAGAGCCCTCAGCTCCGTGGTGTGAGACCCCTCCAGAGCCCTCAGCTCTTCCCTCTGGtgctgcaggagctgctgcAAACTCCTGCGCTCCTGCTCCAGAGCTCGCACCTTCACTGTAAAATTCACAAGGTGTCACAATCAGTGCAGTAGAGATAACATTTGACTCCCCAACCACAAGATCTAGTTGTGAAGAATGAGATTAAATAGAATACATCCTATACTTCTACAGAGAATAACCATCTTTCTCATTATTGACTTACTCAGGGCGAAGGGGTCCCCATAGGCCAGGTACCAGCTGTCCAGGTTCAGCTTCTCCTCCCCTGACCTCACCTCAGGCCTGCGGTGGTCCTCCATGCCGAGATGTGGCTCCGACAGGCACCTCTCACTCCAGCCTGATAAACAGAAGATCCCACAGGAATGAACAAATGTAGCCTTGAATTTGTTTTTCAGTGTGGTTTCACTGTGGGTGGTGTACACTAACAAAAGTCGTAGGCATATAACTAAAACATTTATAAAAGTCTTTGCCTGAGATAGCCTACCTTAGCCTACCTTAGACTAATATAGAACAGACACCTTTAAACAACACTGGTACATCTGAAGCAATACGTTAGCTTAGCTGTAGTCCTATACAACTGCAGTTGGTAACTGAAGTCCTATAAAACAATCCCATCTTTCTTAAATCTGTCCTCTGAACTTACACTCCTCCAGGGGGTACGCGAGGTCAACTTGCTCGGCCCAGCTCAGCTGTCCTAGCTCCTCCTCACTGACGCAGTC
Encoded here:
- the LOC134075993 gene encoding zinc finger CCCH domain-containing protein 18-like → MGIPRTDCVSEEELGQLSWAEQVDLAYPLEECWSERCLSEPHLGMEDHRRPEVRSGEEKLNLDSWYLAYGDPFALMKVRALEQERRSLQQLLQHQREELRALEGSHTTELRALERERGEERAEWERQRAEREEALLSVMMSISRQKLMEELRCQPATLVDAPSSSASKGELKALAKAEKKARKVERRSKKEKKAIKPKRWWHCCICTSAVDN